Sequence from the Amycolatopsis sp. NBC_00345 genome:
CAGTCATGCGTAAGGCAGTCGCGATGGTCCTGGCGGCCACGCTGGCGGTGACGGGCTGTGGTGCCCAAGTGTCCGAAGGGGACAGTGGTGCCGTGCCGGCGGGGTATCCCGTCACGGTGACGAACTGCGGCCAGCCACTCACGGTCCAGCGCCCGCCATCGCGGGTGGTCACCAATGACATCGGCATCACGGAGCTGATGTTCGCCCTCGGCCTCGACGGCCGGATGGCCGGTTACGTCGTCGACAAGGGGCAATCCGGCGGCGTCGCCTCGTCGCCGTGGAAAGGCGACTTCACGAAAGTGCCCAGGCTCGCCGAGAAGATCAACCGCGAGGTGGTGCAGGGCGCGGGCGCCGACCTCGTGTTCGCCGGCTGGAACTACGGCTTCTCCGAGAGCACCGGCTTCACCCCGGACACGCTGCGGCAGCTCGGCATCCCCAGCTATCAGCTCACAGAGGCGTGCCGCAACGGCGTCGGCAAGCAGCGCGGGATCATGCCCCCGCTCGACGCGCTGTACACCGACCTGCGCAACCTCGGGAAGATTTTCGGCGTGAGCGATCGCGCCGAGCAGCTGGTCAAGCAGTACAGCGCGCAGGTCGCGGCGGTCGAGGGAGCTGTCGCCACTGGGCGGCAACGGCCGAAGGTCTTCCTCTACGACGACGGGCGTGACCAGCCGTTCACCGCCGCGCGCAACGCGGGCCCGGACGAGATCATCACCAAGGCCGGCGGCACCAACATCTTCGCCGACGTCGACGACACCTGGACGACGGTGAGCTGGGAAGCCGTGGTCCAGCGCGCGCCCGACGTCATCTTGATCAACGACTACGGCGGCGAGGTCGGCACCGTCGCCGACAAGGAGAACTTCCTCCGCTCGCGGCCTGGCCTGCGCGACATCCCGGCGGTCAAGCAGGGCCGGTTCTTCGCGCTGCCGTACGCGGCGTTGGTGGAGGGCCCACGCAACGCGTCGGCCGTCCAGTCGTTCGGCGCCTATCTGGCCGGGCTCGCTCGCTGACGTCTCCCACAGGATGGGAAGCTCCGCCCGGCAGTTGGAAGCCGGGCGGGGCCTGTGGCATGATGCGACCATGACCGCGATCTCGATCATTATCGCCGAGCGCGCCGGATAGACGCTCCACAAGAGCTTCCGGCGCGCAACCTCTCGCACCCATGCGGGAGGTTTTTTTGTTGCCAGAAACAGGTTCTGCCCCGCCACAAGGAGATACCGTGACCCGCACGGAGCCCGCCGAAACCCCGCTCGGCGACGCCTTCCACCTCTACGACACCACCCTGCGCGACGGTGCCCAGCGTGAGGGGATCACGTACTCCGCCACGGACAAGCTGGCTGTCGCGCGGTTGCTGGACGAGCTGGGAGTCGGCTTCATCGAGGGTGGCTGGCCCGGGGCCCTGCCGAAGGACACGGAGTTCTTCGCCCGCGCGGCCAAGGGCGAGCTGGAGCTGAAGCACGCGGCGCTCGTCGCGTTCGGCTCCACGCGCAAGGCGGGCACCACGGCGGATCGGGATCCGCAGGTCAGGGCGTTGTTGGACGCCGCGGCGCCGGTCATCACGCTCGTCGCGAAGGCGGACCTGCGGCACATCGAGCGCGCGCTGCGCGTAGACGTCGACGAGGCCTGCGCGATGGTCAGCGACACTGTCAGGTTCCTGACTGGCGAGGGCCGCCGCGTTTTCCTTGACGCCGAACACTTCTTCGACGGTTACACCCACTCCCCGGAGACCTCGCTGCGCGTGCTCGACGCCGCGGCGACCGCGGGCGCCGACGTCCTCGTGCTGTGCGACACCAACGGCGGGCAGCTGCCGCTGGGGCTCGCCGAGACCGTCCGCGAGGTCAAGGAGAAGACCGGATTCCGCCTCGGGATCCATTGCCAGGACGACACTTCCTGCGCCGTGGCGAACTCCGTCGCCGCAGTGCAGGTCGGCGCGACGCACGTCCAGTGCACCGCGAACGGTTACGGCGAGCGGGCCGGCAACGCCGACCTGTTCGCCGTGACGGGAAACCTCGTGACCAAGCTCGGGATGGAGGTCCTCCCGACCGGAGGTGCCGCCGAGCTCACCCGCGTCTCCCATGCGCTTGCCGAAATCGCGAACATCGCACCCGACACCCACCAGGCCTACGTCGGGTCGTCGGCCTTCGCCCACAAGGCGGGGCTGCACGCGAGCGCGATCAAGGTGGATCCGTTGTTGTACAACCACATCGATCCGCCCTCAGTCGGCAACAGCATGCGGGTACTGGTCACGGAGATGGCCGGCAGGGCCAGTCTCGAGCTCAAGGGACGTGAGCTCGGGGTCGACCTTGCCGGCCGGCCCGAAGCACTGACGAACGCGGTGCGGAAGGTCAAGCTGCTCGAATCCGAAGGCTGGTCGTTCGAGGCCGCCGACGCCTCGCTGGAGCTCCTGTTGCGGCGCGAGGTCGCGGGCGCCGCCGACGAGGAGCCGGCCGCGCCGCCGTTCGAGCTGGAGTCCTACCGCGTGGTGCTCGACCATCGCTCCGACGGTGAGGTGGTGTCCGAGGCCACCGTCAAGGTGCACGTGTCCGGGCACCGCGTGATCGCCACGGCGGAGGGCAACGGCCCGGTGCACGCGCTCGACGCCGCGCTGCGGCAGGCACTCAGCCCGCACCTGCCCTGGCTGGACACCGTCGAACTCGCCGACTACAAGGTTCGGATCCTTCCCTCCCATCCCGGCACGGACGCCGTCACGCGGGTGCTGCTGGAAACTACTGATGGCTTGCATGAATGGACCACTGTGGGCGTCCACGGGAACATCGTGGAGGCCAGCTGGCTGGCGATGTGTGATGCGTTGGTCCACAAGAGCCTGAGCCCTTTGGCCTGATCCACGCAAGGTTTTCCTGACGCGAGCGGTCCGTTCACGACCTTGTCGGCGCGGATGGGCCGCTCGCGCCGCGGATGGGGTGTCGGCGTGCGCAGTGAAATGCACGCTATGCGCCGACATCCGTGCGCTCAATTCCTGCGACGGTTCTGCCAGGCATCGGTTCGTACCTTTTGCCTATGACAAGGCGATCGGCCTTTGATCCGTGGCATGGCGGGTAGGTCCTAAAGGCATCGAAGCCGCCTCGGCTTGACCGGCTCCGCTCGTGCAGGTGCCCTCGTGCGTTTCGCCGTGGTGAAGGTCACGAGGGGACCGTTCGCGTCGCGCTGTCGCGAACGGGCCCCTCGCTCGAGGAAACGGGGTGTTTCCCGAGGTCGTGAACGGTGCGAGTGGTCCGTTCGCACCGTGAACGTCGCGAACGGGCCGCTCGCGACGCGCGGGGTGCGCGCCTGGCGGCGGGCGTACGTAGACTGGCCGGGTGCGTCTAGCTCGTATTGCTCATCCCAGTGGTGTCGCGTTCGCTTCGGTCGAGGGCGACGGTGACGACGCCCAGGTGCTGGAGATCGCCGAGCACCCGTTCGGCCAGCCGAACTTCACCGGCAAGCGGTGGCCGCTCGCCGATATCCGGCTGCTCGCGCCGATCCTGCCGTCCAAGGTGATCGCCGTCGGCCGGAACTACGCCAAGCATGCGGCGGAGTTCGGCAACGAGGTGCCGTCCGCGCCGATGCTGTTCATCAAGCCGTCCACCACCGTCATCGGTCCCAACGTGCCGATCCGCCGCCCGGCGGACGTCGGCCGCGTCGACTTCGAGGGCGAGCTGGCCGTGGTCATCGGCCAGCCGGTCAAGAACGTGTCCGCCGCGCGCGCGGCGAGCGCGATCCTCGGCTACACGGTGGCCAACGACGTCAGCGCGCGCGACCTCCAGAAGGCCGACGGCCAGTGGGGCCGCGCGAAGGGCTTCGACACTTTCTGTCCGCTCGGCCCGTGGATCGAGACTTCTCTCGACCCGTCCGACCTCGCGCTGCGCAGTGAGGTGGACGGCGAGCTCAAGCAGGACGGCCGTACGTCGGACCTGGTGCACACGGTGCCCGAGCTGGTGGAGTTCGTGTCGAGCGTGATGACGCTCCTGCCCGGCGACATCATCCTCACCGGCACCCCGGAGGGCGTCGGCCCGATCGACGACGGCCAGCAGGTCTCGATCACGATCGAGGGCATCGGCACGCTGACCAACCCGGTCCAGAACCTCTGACCCGCAGGTCGGCCGCGGTCGCGGGAATGCCCTGCGGCGGCGTCTGGCCTGTGTTTCCTTTGATCCTGGGTGACGGCTGGGCTGGGGCTTGTCCGGTGGTCGGCTTTGTCAGGCCTCGGATGATGGTCGGGTCCGTGAGGACGGTCGGTCGCGGTCGCGGTCGCGGTCGCGGTTGCCGCTGGCTGGCTAGAGGTCTGGCCTTAGGCGTGGCGAACCGCTTTAGCCGCTGGGGGCCGGGCCGCTGGTCATGATGTGGCGATCCGTTGTTGCCGCTGGGTGGTCCGGCCGCTGGACCTGGGGTGGCTGCCGCTGAGCAGATAGGCGCTTGAGCGGTGGTCCATCGACGTCGCCTTTGAGAGGCCAAACGGTTGTCCCCGGCGTTTGAAGGCATTGCCGTTGAGTGACTACGCCTCTGTCTGCCGGGTCGCCGTCGCCGGTGGGCGGATAGGACGGTCGGTCTGGAATTCGATGACTGTCGCCGCTGGGTGGCGAGGCCGTCGTTTCAGGCGTGCGGCGACCATCGCTGCCGTCAGGTGGATGGCCCTAGGGCCCGGAGGTTCGAAGGTCTTGTCGCTGAGTGGCGAGACCGCGATGTCCGGCGCGATTGCCGTTGCCGTTGGGTGGCGAGGGCTGGTGAAGCCCGGGACAGCGTGGCCTGTCGGGGCCGGCAGTTCCCCGGTGGGGTCCGGCCCCGGCGGGGTCAGCGGTCGGCCGGTTCCTGGGCTCGGCGGGCGAACGCGGGAGCGTGCTCGGGCCGGACGCCGACGCCCAGCAGGAGCGCTGGGAAGTACGAGAGCTTCGGGAAGCGCGCGAAGATCTTCAC
This genomic interval carries:
- a CDS encoding fumarylacetoacetate hydrolase family protein yields the protein MRLARIAHPSGVAFASVEGDGDDAQVLEIAEHPFGQPNFTGKRWPLADIRLLAPILPSKVIAVGRNYAKHAAEFGNEVPSAPMLFIKPSTTVIGPNVPIRRPADVGRVDFEGELAVVIGQPVKNVSAARAASAILGYTVANDVSARDLQKADGQWGRAKGFDTFCPLGPWIETSLDPSDLALRSEVDGELKQDGRTSDLVHTVPELVEFVSSVMTLLPGDIILTGTPEGVGPIDDGQQVSITIEGIGTLTNPVQNL
- the cimA gene encoding citramalate synthase, translated to MTRTEPAETPLGDAFHLYDTTLRDGAQREGITYSATDKLAVARLLDELGVGFIEGGWPGALPKDTEFFARAAKGELELKHAALVAFGSTRKAGTTADRDPQVRALLDAAAPVITLVAKADLRHIERALRVDVDEACAMVSDTVRFLTGEGRRVFLDAEHFFDGYTHSPETSLRVLDAAATAGADVLVLCDTNGGQLPLGLAETVREVKEKTGFRLGIHCQDDTSCAVANSVAAVQVGATHVQCTANGYGERAGNADLFAVTGNLVTKLGMEVLPTGGAAELTRVSHALAEIANIAPDTHQAYVGSSAFAHKAGLHASAIKVDPLLYNHIDPPSVGNSMRVLVTEMAGRASLELKGRELGVDLAGRPEALTNAVRKVKLLESEGWSFEAADASLELLLRREVAGAADEEPAAPPFELESYRVVLDHRSDGEVVSEATVKVHVSGHRVIATAEGNGPVHALDAALRQALSPHLPWLDTVELADYKVRILPSHPGTDAVTRVLLETTDGLHEWTTVGVHGNIVEASWLAMCDALVHKSLSPLA
- a CDS encoding ABC transporter substrate-binding protein, with translation MRKAVAMVLAATLAVTGCGAQVSEGDSGAVPAGYPVTVTNCGQPLTVQRPPSRVVTNDIGITELMFALGLDGRMAGYVVDKGQSGGVASSPWKGDFTKVPRLAEKINREVVQGAGADLVFAGWNYGFSESTGFTPDTLRQLGIPSYQLTEACRNGVGKQRGIMPPLDALYTDLRNLGKIFGVSDRAEQLVKQYSAQVAAVEGAVATGRQRPKVFLYDDGRDQPFTAARNAGPDEIITKAGGTNIFADVDDTWTTVSWEAVVQRAPDVILINDYGGEVGTVADKENFLRSRPGLRDIPAVKQGRFFALPYAALVEGPRNASAVQSFGAYLAGLAR